The region AGTCGCATTCTATTTCTCGTTTTCACTTTGTAGTAGGCAAACTCTAGATGCTTATTGTTGCTGCATAGTGAGTTTGAGGGGTGTTAGAGTTATTATCTTAAAattattttagtcttttagtattttatgatattttattatattttgccTTTTATAAGACTTTGATGATTATTTTATGGTGAGAGAACATTTGCTCTTTTTTGCAATATACTTAGctcctctctttctcttcatCTCTTTGCCTTTTGCTTTCTTTTTGAGTTCTATGAAAAGTTGGAATCACTACCTACATCTGGGTTACCTTTCATTTTGCTTAAACTCACCATTAGATACTGCTGCAAATTAAAGTTTGTGCCTGAGCAACAACCTAATAGTCTTCCTTCTTTACAAGAACTAGCTGTTGATACTTGTCCAGAGTTAGAGTCACTCCCTAGATCTTGGTTGCCTTTCAGTTTGCGTGAGCTCACCATTTACCAATGTGAGAAGTTGATTGCGTCTCGAAGGAATTGGAATTTGCAAGCACTTGCCAATCTGACAATCTTTCGTATTGGATTTTATAATGGTGAAGATATAGAGTCTTTTTCATAACAAGGGTTGCTGCCGACTAGTCTTACCTCCTTCAAAATTTATGACTTTGTTTGTCTTAAAACATTAGACCACAAGGGCTTTCAAGAACTTACATCCTTGAAAGAACTACACATCCATGACTGCCCCAACTTGGAGACACTTCCAGTAAAAGGGCTGCCACCCCATTTTGAAGGTTCACTGCCACCCTCTTTCGAAAGTTTCTTCACGGATGGTTGCCCTTTGCTGGAAGCAAAGTATGAGTGGGTGAAAGAAGAAGTAAGGTATGAGGACTTAAACAACATTTCTTGCATCCCTCGGCCTCAAGTTACCAACAGCAGGCAACAGGCAACCTCAAGTGCCCATCAGTCGACAGTGGCTGGTTTTGGCTAAAATTAAACAGAAAAATAAATGTTTTTAGCTGTTCTAGGATTTGCCTTGGGCAACAATGGGATCTTATGTCTTGACATAAGCTTTATCTTTGTTTTGAATCAGAATGTTCTTTTAAATCagcccttttttttcttttctaagtgATGAACCACTTTGTCAACAAAGAAAACAGTGCTAAAACAGTACAATTAAATCGTAAGCGAACAAAATTGTCCATAGCTACACGACCATACTCACGGTGGAAACAagtaaaacaaattaaaacatacCTTTGATCCTAAAAGTCTTATTTCTGAAACTAAAAATCCAAAACATAATCTTTGTGCTCCAATGGTCCGTAGAGTCATTATTTATcagtgaaaaagaaatgaaagaggAGTGAGATGAAAACCAATCAAATATGGACACGTGGATAAGTTTTTGATCCTAAAGTATTGAGATAAGAGAGATTAATTCATACACAGACGTTATATATGACTGCATTATCCGTATCAAAACCATCCATATTCATGGAGATTCAAGCTCGAATCGGAATCATTCCTTCTCACACTTTCACCTCCTCAACCCTCaaatcttcttattcttcttcttcttcctcttacaGGACCCAGAAGTTTCTCTGCTCCTCCAACGATTCTCAAGATAACCAAGAGGATGgtactacatctttcttcatcttcTCACTTATGTGTCACACACATGATCAAGTTAAGAAATGGTGCATATGCAGCAACATAATGATTTTGTGCTATGTTATATATCATATGCCTACCAAGTAGTAGGGTTAATATGGTTGTGTCTAACATGTTCGAATGAAAAATGGGGGAGGTGTTCTGATTTGGCCACTGATTAACAAATTTTTAATGTAATTTCATTGAATTAGTTCCTTATTTGTAAAAATGATACATTGTAGGTAAGGTGTTTGTAAATTGCTTTGTTTAGTTAGTCATCAGTTGCTTAATGGGTTATTGTAATTTAGTTTCTATGCTTTATTGAATTAGTTACTTCTATAAAGAAATGATGTGGGAGGTGTTTGCCATTTGATTTTTTCAGTTAGTCATCAGATCATTTGCTTGATGGGGTTACTGTAAAAAAAATTCTATGCTTTATTGGATGTTCTTGTAACCCCAATTTCCCCCAAAAGAAAATCTTTTGCATGGTAGTTTGGCTTCCTTGTATGTCAGGTAATATAACATTGCTTCTGGAAAACGTCTTTAGATAACAACGCTGATCAAATTGTCGTGCCTTTTTTTCACTTTCCAAGAGACTTCGTACTTTTTAGAATGTTTCCCATTAGCAAAAGTCATGTACTCTTTCTGTGACAGCAATGGATTTATGTCAGGAAGATTTATGAATTTAGTCTTTTTCTGATTCATGAATCTGCCTCACATCACATGCACATGGATTTAGTCTTTTGGTTTTTGTCTAAAATTTAATGAGAATGTGAATTTTGAGACTTATCATGCATAAGGTATAATGTACATGTAGTTGATACGCACATACCAAAGGAGGAATTAATCGGACAATGATAGTAGTAGGGTATATGGGCATTTGTAGTTGTGTTTAGTGAATGAACTGGTATAGTTTGTTGTTATCAGTTGGTTGGGAATGTTAGTTAGTTAGGGTAGTATGTATATGGAAGATGAGAAGAATGGGGGATATTGTTTTGTGTGATTGTGTTTTAAGAGCTAATGTTCTTTGGGAGAGTGCTAAAACTCTCAAATTCTCTATGTATTTTGCTATATTCTCTTGATAGAATTAGTTGATTTTATCAGTAGTGATGCAAAGTGAATTCTGCAACATTTATCATCTGTACGAAAAACTTCCATACTTTCAGTGAAAAGTATATAAGGTGAAAGAAGTATATGAATTGCATACTATGACTGATCTTTATTTTGCTTACTTTTTACTATATCAGATGATAAATTCTCTATGGATTGGGACAAGGCCTGGTCAAGCTTCAGAAAGCAAGGGAGGAAGAAGAAATCGTTCTTCTCACAGTTCTCACCAAACAAATATGTGAGCTGGAATCCTAAACGTTCAAATTACCCATTGTCTGAGGAAGTTGATCCCATCAAAAGAGCAGAGAGATCAAACCTCATGTTATGGACTAGTCCTGGTTTTACTCTTGCAGGAGCAATTGTATTAGTGACATTTCTTTTAATCTATACCATTCTTGCACCAATGAAGTGATGTTTATAACCTTTTTGTTGCTCCTGTGGAAGCAGGTCTTCTATTCTAAGTTGTAATTGTATTTAAGAAGATCTATTTTTCCAGGCCAGTGGGTTGTATATGTAACATATGAGTAAATGAAGCTACAATTGTTTCTTTCTCTGGATTCTTGGTTTAGAATAGAAATTTATCCTCGTCTGCTTTGGGAATCTTGCACTCCTATACATCTATATAGGAAAAATATCATGAGAAGTCCAAAATAACCTCTTGGCACCATAAGGTCTTGGAATAATGCCTTTAAGCATGGCCCCCTATAAGTTCTATTTAGTTGAAGAAGTTGCCTTGTGTTAGGATCTTATAGTGACTAAGTATGATGGGATTGTTTGGTGGTTTACAACCACTCAAGCACCCTCCTCTTATAAACTAGTCTTTTGGGAGTTAAATTCTATTTAAGTGGTTGTAACAAATGGTTTTAGAGTCAGCACCCTCTAATGGATCCTTCATCACAGAAGGGGCAAGGGCAACCTGTGGAGAATCCCACAGCAGCACACCTTAGATAACCATTTATGGGGCTATATCGTAAACGCAACTCCAATAGAAGTTGCTTGGAGAATTGCTTGTCAAGTGGTGGGGCAGGTGGATGAAGTGAAggaagttttattaaaaaaagatAGGCAAAATtgctttcatatatatatatttttttaaattattttatttgattgattagatttattaaaaaaaattataatagagTCACTAGAGTTGCTCCCATTGTGGATACTTTAAGAATCTCACATCCATATAACTATCTATGAGAGTTATATAGTAAGGAACCCACATCGATTGAGTATGAGATTCGTTGGTGGTTAATAAAAAACACATTGAAATGAGTAATATCAATGTTAAAAGAAATGATAGAGGGttggatttatttttaaattttggttttTAGTATGAAAATAAGAGAATTAATATctcataaaataaatatttatggaATTTTTCATTAAATTTTGTTTTAAAGGACTCGTTATAATTTggaaaaattacacaattttgTAATGAAGTCCAAAATAACGACAAAAGTAATTATCCTTCTTCAACCATTTCCGTGATTGACCACGGTTTGACTACCATTGCCCATTGACACACGTCTCGGTCAGAAAGGAGCATCGACCACCGAAACCTCCAACATCCAAATCCCCTCGACCTACTTATCGCTGGCCACTATGGATGGCTCGTGGTAGCGCCAACATCAACTTCTATTTTTGGCCATCTTTGACATCAAAACAATGAGCATTGTTGAACTTAGATTGTCTAGAAGAACAAAGCTTGGCCACTGGAGTACTTTAGCTTCCTATTGTTCTATGTCACCGGTTCTACAAGAAAAATCATCTTTGATTGGGATCTGagtgttttattttttaaacattaGTTATAGATCTAATTAATTTATGTAATTTAGTATTTTAGTACTTTTATAAACATTAATTTGAGAAATGTTTAACTAAATACACaaattaattttgtaaatattagtcacaaaaatgtattttttttcagttataaaattagtattgtaaatattaatttcaaaaatgtatttttaattgaGAAACTAGTAAATtttatacacaaaaatatccATCTATAAttgtttttataaatattattttttaaaaattgctgCAAAAAACAATAGATAAATTGCTTTCTACCATCAGTATTTTTATAATAACATACAGTATTTTAGTAGAAAAGATATATgattcaatttttaaaaaaatatatatttataaatttccATTATAATTTCTTGTAAACGAAAATCATTATTATTAGTGGGATAAACGACTTTTAGTGCTTTACCCTTAAAAACGCAGCGTCGTTCCTACAGAAAGAGTTCCAAACACACTCTCTGCTCCGCAAATGGAGCAAGAGGAAGACCTCTTCCAAGTCTCCATCTCCACCACCGCCGCCTCCACCGCTCCACCACCGCGCCGGCGGCCCATATGCGACAACTGCTCAAGGCCCAACCCAGTTTGCATCTGCCACACCCTCCCGGCCCAGCCCATTCCAACCACAACCCAAATCATAATCCTCCACCACCCACACGAGGCCCAACACAAGCTCTCCACCACTCCCGTCCTCACCAAGTGCCTAGCCAACACCACAGCCCTCGTCGGCCGCCGTCTCCGTCGAGGCAACTCGCCTCTCCTCGACCAGTTGCCGCCCGCCATCTACCTCTTCCCGTCGACCCACACGTCGCCCGCCGTCAACTTATCCCGCCTGAGGGACGCGGACTCGCCCGCGTCCAATCACACCCCTTCGGTCCTGATCGTCTTCGATGCGACATGGAAGCACGCGAAGGAGATGGTGAGCGCTAGCGAGGATTATTTGGGGAAATTTGCGAAAAGGGTTTGCTTGGATTTCGATGAGAATGAGATTGGTGGGAGTATCTATGATTCTGATCTGATTCTGAGGAAGGAGCCGTTTGGTGGGTGTGTGAGTACCATGGAGGCCGTGGCTAGAACTCTCAGGGTTCTTGAGCCCAATGGGCCGGAGATTGAGGCCCGGCTGATTGAGGTTTTGAGGGAAATGGTGAGATTGCAGGCTAGTTTTCTCAAGCCCATGAAGCCCAGGCCCAAGTTGTTGAAGAAACCAAAAAAGAAGATGGCGGAGGAGGTCGAGTGTGGAAGTTCCTAACTGGCAAGTCATTGATTTTTACAAGACAATTTGATGGTTAATTTTTTGCATTGTTGAATTATTACagcttaaaatatattttggccCTTTGTTATGcgtatgactttttttttaaaaaagagtaattttttttaaaatatacaaGATTTATTTCCCCCATATAAATGTAACTTTAAGAAAATAAGTTATCTAGCAAAGACCTTGAAATATTTGTGATTTACTCAATAGAATGTTAAATTTGAAAGAATGAGTAGTGGAGTTTCTGGTTAGTGGTGGAAATGTTGAATCTCTAACTACAGAAGCTTTCATTGAGTTACTTGATTGGTTTTTCCATTTATAGAAGTTGAGAAGAACTAGGCACCAAACATGTCTCTCCACAGTCAATTCAATTAGCTTTTTCTTTGATGAGTGGGTCTGTTTGGGAAATGAAAGCATGCAAGTACTTTGTCCTATGAAAAAGCCTCAACAGGTGATAACTTCATTAGAAATCTTCAACACTAGAATCTATGAAGATTTTAAGCTAATGGTCAAGTATGTTGTATTGGGCTTTTGCACATAGAATTAGTGAGATTGTTATCCAATTATGTTACCATTTTATTAAGCCCAATAGTACAAAAATCAGCACTATTTAGGGGGTCTAGCTGTACTTTTTCATTGTCAGTGTGGGGTATATATAAGAATCTCATCATGGAAAATGGACAAAGAAGTCCACTTatactctttcttcttctttcatgGATTTTACAGTATCTAAACCTTGTCATGTTAAGAAAGTATTTTTACAATGGAAAAAAAATTCAGAATGAGAGAggaataaactttttttttttttttttaaatgttcttTTGGTCTTTTGATTCTTGAACTTGTACAATGGTCAAAAAGGAAAAGAAGTCTTTTACCACAAGAAAAAAGTGTGTTACTACTAGCTAGCTAGAATAGCATTCATTGCAACGAAACAAGCCCCAGGTAAAGTGATATCGATACCCTTTTTGCTTTTTTGATAATATGATTTGGTGAAAGAGCCACGTTACTCTTGAATTTCCTTTATATGTGAATCCACCACTAGATTTTCACATGCATTTATTTGAATCTAAAAATGTTAATGGGTACTAGCATTGTTGACTACTAATACTATACATAAATCACATATTAATATAGTAGATTTACAATCCAATATTAAATTTTTATAGCAGATTTACAATCCAATTTTTAGGCTTCGGATTTTGTCTTTTTTTTGGTAAGAAAATGTAGGgattatatatttttgaatcat is a window of Humulus lupulus chromosome 4, drHumLupu1.1, whole genome shotgun sequence DNA encoding:
- the LOC133831451 gene encoding uncharacterized protein LOC133831451; amino-acid sequence: MTALSVSKPSIFMEIQARIGIIPSHTFTSSTLKSSYSSSSSSYRTQKFLCSSNDSQDNQEDDDKFSMDWDKAWSSFRKQGRKKKSFFSQFSPNKYVSWNPKRSNYPLSEEVDPIKRAERSNLMLWTSPGFTLAGAIVLVTFLLIYTILAPMK
- the LOC133831452 gene encoding tRNA-uridine aminocarboxypropyltransferase A; translated protein: MEQEEDLFQVSISTTAASTAPPPRRRPICDNCSRPNPVCICHTLPAQPIPTTTQIIILHHPHEAQHKLSTTPVLTKCLANTTALVGRRLRRGNSPLLDQLPPAIYLFPSTHTSPAVNLSRLRDADSPASNHTPSVLIVFDATWKHAKEMVSASEDYLGKFAKRVCLDFDENEIGGSIYDSDLILRKEPFGGCVSTMEAVARTLRVLEPNGPEIEARLIEVLREMVRLQASFLKPMKPRPKLLKKPKKKMAEEVECGSS